The Mus musculus strain C57BL/6J chromosome 16, GRCm38.p6 C57BL/6J DNA window gccggcgctgaaagaaagggaaactaggtggatgagagagaaatggagccaagacaatgttctgatcaaggcttAAATGTTTAATGGCGACTGCGCTTATAAAGGGGGGTGGGgagcccattcctgccaattcatccttggagtccagctgcaggtgaccacgtgcaggatagggtgtagtctcaggAATAGGTAGGCGGTCTCCtggcaggtagcagtatcttgaagaggaacagcgacagtggctgaacaatagagtgatctagggaggaaggctccaccctaggtaatctccttagtggcagcaaggtcaaggtctggctcagcctgcttcaggctgaggGGAGGCTACACATGGATCCTTTCTGCTCCCTccatccctgtctgtctgtctgtctgtctgtctgtctgtctacatgccCACTTGTCTGCCTCTATCCCGACCCCAGGTCcccactcctctcccttccctcaatAAACTTCTTTTACAGCAGATCTGTTGTATGGCTTCATTTCTCATGGGTACCCCTTAGCACCAAATATACCCCCTCATggcattatatttcataacaccaGAACCCTCTCTTGTAGTGTCTAGGAGGCTTCAGACATTTCCCTTCACATGTGGTATCCATTTGAGGCCAATCATTCCAGATGGGTGGTATGAGGGTCCTAGAAGGAGAGATTAAGTCTGTAAAAACAAGGTTGAGACCAGGGTGTCTGTATGGTTGGGTGTGGGGCCAGGGTGTCTGTATTTTGGACGTGGTTCCTGGCTCCTCTGTTCTCCACCACATTTCTTTTCTGAGAATCATCAGGACCAGAAATCTCTAATTCTGTCAGCAGTGAGAGGGAACcacaggtggaggaggaggtctGGTTGTAGTGTTGACATTCACAAGCAGGACCATCTTCAGCTCTGATCCTGAAgttctttgtgggagccaggcaGTACTAGTACCTTTTACAAACACAAGCCAAACTCATGGATGGACTAGTGGAACAGAGATGAGTGAATGACTGAGTGAATGACTGACCATAGTTTTTCTCTCATTCTGGAACTGAGTATCCATGGTTCATTCTATGCCTCAAAGCATGTGTGAGAAGGTAGGAGCAACAGGTCAGGCATGGTTACAACCATGACTGGACAAGGCTATTCAAAGTGCCCTGTGTCTGCAGAGGTCTTCCTACTCTTCTTTGGTGCTGATGATATTGGTCTGTGAGAATGCAGGTAGAATAGATTCCAGCCTTGGCCCAGACATAGGTTCATTTATTCAGGTGGACCCCATCATGTGTGACTGGCAgacaagatgactcagtgttaTTTGGTACATGAGGAGTCACATAGGCAGCAGAAGGGTTCAAGGGTAGGGAAACTCCAGCTTTTTGTAGGAGAATGAGCATGTGGGAGAGGCTCTTGGGGACACTCTGGAGTCACTTTggctatggtttgaatatgtgtCTTCTAACATTCACAGGCTGAAATAGGAACCCTCAGGGTGATGGGGAGAGGGCAGGGCCTTTGAGGATTGTAAGTCTTTATAAGAGGGCTCCACATAGCTCCGTTTCCCTTGTCATGTGAGGTCAGAAACAGGTGCAGCCTCCGGAAGCCAGAAAACAAGGCTTCAGCAGGAGCTGAAGATGATCCGAAAGACGAAGGAGAGAATGATCTGGAGCCCTGAACTTGGACTTTGCAACTTTGAGATGTGTAAAAGATAAGCTTCTGTTGTTTATTTGATACCTGATGGATAACATCTTATTACTGTAGCCAACACAGAGTAGgatatttctgtatccattttctaAGGCTGCAGGGGATAAGGTTCTGCATGCTAAATGgtttaaacaacagaaattaacTCTCTTCTATCTCTGAAGGTGGGAAGTCTAAAGTCAGGGTGTCAGCAGGTTCTTCCTAAGCTTTCCAGAGAAAGGACCTGACACAGGATGTCTCAGCACAGAGATGGAGACCTTCTCCTGACCTCCCTCAGCCACAGCATCTTTACAACTTTTCTGTTTTCAGGTCCCGCCCCCCATCTCATTTAAGCTTAATTATTTCTAATAGCTCCTAAATGCACATATAGGTCCACTGGAGAAAATGGCTTCACTGTAAGATGGAGATACAGTTTAGTTTGTCGTAGACACATGTGCAGTGAGCTGAGTGTGGGAAGGCAGGAAGCTAGGCCCCCtgctattttctcttttttaagccACTTTGTTCTTGGTGGGGAAGATTCAGGTTGCAGGCTCTTCTGGAGCTCAGAAGGAATCAGAGCGTTCTCCTCTTTCTGAGACCCCAAATTTCCTGCTGTATGAAGACATGGTTTTTATTAACCTCTCATTCCATTCACCAGGCATTTAAATGTGAACTACAGATCTGCTTCTGTGGGGCTCAGCCTCTCAGGGGGAGTTGAGGTCACTCTCCCTCAGGGAGATGAGCCCACAGTCCTGGGTTCTGGCCCATGACTTTCCAGCAGGTGCTTCCTCCCAGAATGCTTCCCTGGGTCAAACCCAGAGCCACAAAGGCTTCCATTAGACCATTCTGGTAAGTGACAGAGTTACAGAGCCCAGAAAACCTGGGAGGGTGGTGAGCAGGAACCAGGGGTGCAGTGACCCTCTCCCCAAAGCAGGAAGGAAAGTGCTTCCCAGCTGGTCAGGTCCCAGGAGCAGTGGCTGTAGGGGGCAGGGTGCTGCAGGTCTGGAGCCATGGCCTGGACGTCTGTCCTGCTCATGCTGCTGGCCCACCTCACAGGTAAGGGAACTCTTGGGGTCCAGGGCTTCCTTGCTCCTCCTGTGGCCTTGCTCTGCCCCAGTGATGGACATGCTTCTATCTTCTCAGGTTGTGGCCCTCAGCCCATGGTGCATCAGCCACCATCAGCATCTTCTTCCCTTGGAGCCACCATCCGCCTCTCCTGTACCCTGAGCAACGACCATAACATTGGCATTTACAGCATTTACTGGTACCAGCAGAGGCCGGGCCACCCTCCCAGGTTCCTGCTGAGATACTTCTCACACTCAGACAAGCACCAGGGTCCCGATATCCCACCTCGCTTCTCCGGGTCCAAAGATACGGCCAGGAACCTGGGGTATCTGAGCATCTCTGAACTGCAGCCTGAGGACGAGGCTGTGTATTACTGCGCTGTGGGGCTCCGGAGCCACGAAaagaagagaatggagagagagtgggaaggagaAAAGTCGTATACAGATTTGGGATCTTAGGCTCTGGAGACATTCAGACCCTGAACTGAAGACAGAGCTTGCTTTGCTCGGCTAGTCTGGTATGGGAAGGAGGGGTAGAATGTGGGGCTTTGCAGAGCCTAGAAGATGGAGTTATGCAGCTTTTCCTTGTTCTGCGGTGTTGCTATGAGCCCCCATCGGAGGCTGGATCGTAGAATTAAAGCTGTTTTTACTGAGTTTGGTCTGGCTGGTTTGTGATCTCAGAACCAGTTAAAGAGCTGGCTAGGTCAAAGGTCATGCTCAGTTTGGCCAGGTACCCATCTCTGAGGCAGAACATTTGTCTGAACCCTATTGTTATGATCACGGGGCAAATGGATGATAAAAGCATCTTGGAGGGGGACCTTCTTGCAAAGGACGGGGTCTCCTGTTGTCATCTCCACAGTTACCGAGCAAAGGAGCCCAGCAAATGCCATCCCTGAGCCTCTACTTTGGGGGAGAGCAGGTGCCAAGTGACAGGTGTGGAGCAGGTTCCCCTCATTGTTACTAGTGATGGTTTGGGATGGACAGACCTTTGTCATGTGCAATGTAGGTGTGGCCTCTGCTCCCTGATGCAGTACACAGCACATGCTCTCCAATGTGAGCCATTCCCCAGATGGCTCCAGAATAGCCATGAAGGCCCCAGGGTTATCAAGATGCATCTACCTTCTCTGCAGAGGAATGATGGGCTAGCCAGCATTTCCCCAAAGGCCGGGTGTTACCAGCCTTGGCTTTGTGGACCATCCTGACTGTGTTGAAATATCCAGTTCTATCTTTAGAGCAAAGAAGCAGCCATAGATGATGCTTTAAGCTAACTTAAAGAGAGAGGccggagccgggcatggtggcacacgcctttaatcccagcactcgggaggcagaggcaggtggatttctgagttcgaggccaacctgttctacaaagtgagttccatgacagccagggctatacagagaaaccctgtctcaaaaaacaaacaaacaaacaacaaacaaaacaagagagagaggggggggcagGCAGGGCAGAATGTGGTCCTTACCACAGAAGGCCAACCTTGCTTGGGAGGTGTGGGTTAGAATGGTGCCCATGTCCAGTCTGCCACCACAGGGCTAGGGGGGAAGGGAATTCagagagagggcaagagaggaaggcaagagtaagagagtaagggGGCAAGCATCCCCTTtaatagtgggccaggcctacctggctgttgccaggtaactgtgggggtggagaatACCAGGGACTTGGGGTAttgccctacatgactgatggccacagaatggaGCTCAGGCcttgtgtcaggagcctggtgtctgggGGCATGGCAAATGACCTTCTGTCCCTTGCAGGAAcctgctgggtctctggggtttaaaCCTAGATTGACCAGAaagcaggctgcctttcacagtcccacagggAGGAGTGCACAGCTCCTGCCTGGGTTCCAGAGACGCTTGGGGGTCTCATCAAGGGCCTttacagcttttctttctttctttctttctttcttccttccttccttccttccttccttccttccttccttccttcctttctctctttctctttctttctttctttctttctttctttctttctttctttctttctttctt harbors:
- the Vpreb2 gene encoding immunoglobulin omega chain isoform X1, which translates into the protein MAWTSVLLMLLAHLTGKGTLGVQGFLAPPVALLCPSDGHASIFSGCGPQPMVHQPPSASSSLGATIRLSCTLSNDHNIGIYSIYWYQQRPGHPPRFLLRYFSHSDKHQGPDIPPRFSGSKDTARNLGYLSISELQPEDEAVYYCAVGLRSHEKKRMEREWEGEKSYTDLGS
- the Vpreb2 gene encoding immunoglobulin omega chain precursor, which gives rise to MAWTSVLLMLLAHLTGCGPQPMVHQPPSASSSLGATIRLSCTLSNDHNIGIYSIYWYQQRPGHPPRFLLRYFSHSDKHQGPDIPPRFSGSKDTARNLGYLSISELQPEDEAVYYCAVGLRSHEKKRMEREWEGEKSYTDLGS